The proteins below come from a single Mesobacillus jeotgali genomic window:
- a CDS encoding twin-arginine translocase TatA/TatE family subunit, whose product MLSNIGVPGLILILVLALIIFGPKKLPEIGRAFGQTLREFKKSTRELTSDVMEEFEEEKKEITKATK is encoded by the coding sequence ATGTTATCTAACATCGGAGTTCCTGGATTAATCTTAATCCTTGTCTTAGCCCTCATTATTTTTGGACCTAAAAAGCTTCCAGAGATCGGCCGTGCATTTGGCCAGACGCTTCGCGAATTCAAGAAGTCAACTCGTGAATTGACAAGTGACGTTATGGAAGAATTTGAAGAAGAAAAGAAAGAAATTACGAAAGCTACTAAATAA
- the ilvA gene encoding threonine ammonia-lyase IlvA, with amino-acid sequence MEQETVKKKWVSVEDILIAYRHLKEVVAHTPLQLNQRLSEKYEADIYLKREDLQHVRSFKLRGAYYSMKLLWEEGLDNGVVCASAGNHAQGVAYACRQLGVNGKIFMPATTPGQKVSQVEMFGREYVDIILVGDTFDDSYREARECAEQEGREFIHPFDDDKVIAGQGTVAVEILNDCQESVDFIFASIGGGGLMAGLSTYIKSVSPTTTLVGVEPSGAASMSAAFEENSVIPLKEIDTFVDGAAVKCVGSKTYEICRENVDRLVAVPEGKVCTSILELYNEHAIVTEPAGALPIAALDLLRDEIKGKSVVCVISGGNNDISRMQEIKERSLLHEGLLHYFIVNFPQRAGALREFLDDVLGPGDDITRFEYTKKNNKESGPALVGIELKNKNEYQRLIASMENKGFAFMELNKDNQLFNLLV; translated from the coding sequence ATGGAACAAGAAACAGTGAAGAAAAAATGGGTCAGTGTAGAGGATATCCTTATTGCTTATCGGCATCTTAAAGAGGTTGTTGCCCACACTCCATTGCAATTGAACCAGCGATTATCTGAAAAATATGAAGCTGATATTTATTTGAAGCGTGAGGATTTGCAGCATGTCCGCTCTTTCAAGTTGAGGGGCGCTTATTATTCAATGAAGTTATTATGGGAAGAAGGGCTTGATAATGGTGTGGTTTGCGCGAGTGCCGGCAATCATGCTCAAGGTGTAGCATATGCTTGCCGGCAGCTTGGGGTGAACGGAAAAATTTTCATGCCGGCGACAACGCCTGGCCAAAAAGTCAGCCAGGTCGAAATGTTCGGGCGAGAGTACGTCGACATCATCCTGGTCGGTGATACCTTCGATGATTCTTACCGGGAGGCGCGGGAATGTGCAGAACAAGAAGGAAGGGAATTCATCCACCCTTTCGATGATGACAAAGTGATCGCTGGACAGGGAACTGTTGCTGTAGAGATTCTGAATGATTGTCAGGAGTCTGTTGATTTTATTTTTGCCAGTATTGGTGGCGGAGGTTTGATGGCAGGGTTGAGTACATATATAAAGAGCGTATCACCGACGACAACCCTAGTGGGAGTCGAGCCAAGCGGTGCAGCATCAATGAGTGCTGCTTTTGAAGAAAATAGTGTTATTCCCCTAAAAGAAATCGATACATTCGTAGATGGTGCTGCTGTAAAATGTGTAGGCAGCAAGACATATGAAATCTGCAGAGAAAATGTCGATAGACTTGTTGCAGTTCCTGAAGGGAAGGTATGTACATCTATCCTGGAGCTATATAATGAGCATGCAATTGTGACTGAGCCGGCAGGAGCTTTGCCTATTGCAGCACTGGATCTTCTAAGGGATGAGATAAAAGGGAAGTCAGTGGTATGTGTCATAAGCGGAGGAAACAATGATATCAGCAGGATGCAGGAGATTAAAGAAAGGTCTCTTCTCCATGAGGGTCTGCTGCATTACTTTATTGTCAATTTTCCACAGCGTGCAGGAGCGCTGCGCGAATTCCTCGATGATGTACTGGGACCTGGGGATGACATCACAAGGTTTGAGTATACAAAGAAAAACAATAAGGAAAGCGGGCCAGCACTTGTCGGAATCGAATTGAAGAATAAGAATGAATATCAAAGACTGATCGCCAGCATGGAGAACAAAGGCTTTGCCTTTATGGAATTGAACAAGGATAATCAGCTGTTTAATTTACTGGTATAA
- a CDS encoding lysophospholipid acyltransferase family protein, producing MLRLIACFLYMGGYLVYTIPRLSRLKRLPEDLKPEIKKHLIHQTPKKWSKTFMALTGSQVEVIGLHHIPEGPVLFASNHEGNFDIPVLIGSIEKPFGFISKIEVKKVPVLSSWMEAIECVFIDRKNREKAAGSIMSGVELLKKGNSLVIFPEGTRSKGGPVGLFRAGGFRLAKDSGVPIVPISIQGTADVFEKNGRLVKPAKIKVIISPPVYSRQYKDKELVSLAEEIRDIIIQSRDAKRIAS from the coding sequence ATGCTTCGTTTAATTGCGTGTTTTTTGTATATGGGTGGTTATCTTGTTTACACCATACCCAGGCTTTCACGATTAAAGAGACTGCCGGAAGATTTGAAACCAGAAATTAAAAAGCACCTGATTCATCAGACGCCAAAAAAGTGGTCTAAAACATTCATGGCACTTACAGGGTCACAGGTGGAGGTAATTGGACTTCATCATATACCTGAAGGTCCAGTGTTATTTGCCAGTAACCATGAAGGCAACTTCGACATACCCGTTCTAATTGGGTCCATTGAAAAACCTTTTGGCTTCATTTCGAAAATTGAAGTGAAGAAGGTTCCGGTTTTATCTTCCTGGATGGAAGCGATTGAATGTGTCTTTATTGACAGAAAAAATCGCGAAAAAGCGGCTGGCTCCATAATGTCAGGGGTGGAGCTGTTGAAGAAAGGGAATTCATTGGTGATTTTTCCGGAAGGAACGAGAAGCAAGGGTGGCCCTGTAGGTCTTTTTAGAGCAGGAGGCTTCCGTCTCGCCAAAGATTCCGGGGTTCCAATCGTGCCGATCTCAATCCAGGGTACTGCTGATGTATTTGAAAAAAACGGCCGCCTTGTCAAACCTGCAAAAATAAAAGTAATTATAAGTCCTCCGGTATATAGCCGGCAATATAAGGATAAAGAGCTGGTTTCTCTTGCTGAAGAAATAAGGGATATAATCATCCAATCCCGTGATGCAAAACGGATTGCCTCATAA
- a CDS encoding dihydrofolate reductase yields MISLIWAMDENRVIGYHNQLPWRLPEDLKFFKRVTMGHPIMMGRKTFESIGKPLPGRENIIITRDESYQKDGCTVMNSIEDFMAYAKGKEEEIFIIGGAEIFKEVLPDADKLYLTMIHHQFEGDTFFPVFDIEKWELESRENGPKDEKNPYDYEFLIYKRK; encoded by the coding sequence ATGATATCGCTAATTTGGGCAATGGATGAAAATCGGGTCATCGGTTACCATAACCAGCTGCCGTGGAGGCTCCCGGAAGACTTGAAGTTCTTCAAGCGTGTAACGATGGGGCACCCAATCATGATGGGAAGAAAAACGTTCGAGTCGATCGGCAAGCCACTTCCTGGGAGAGAAAATATCATCATAACCCGTGATGAAAGCTACCAGAAGGATGGCTGCACAGTCATGAACTCCATCGAAGATTTCATGGCTTATGCAAAGGGAAAAGAAGAAGAGATTTTCATCATTGGCGGCGCAGAGATTTTTAAGGAAGTTTTGCCAGATGCGGACAAGCTGTACTTAACCATGATCCATCATCAGTTTGAAGGAGACACCTTTTTTCCGGTTTTTGACATTGAAAAGTGGGAACTAGAATCAAGGGAAAACGGACCGAAAGATGAAAAAAACCCCTACGATTATGAGTTTTTGATTTATAAGCGGAAGTAA